One genomic segment of Tursiops truncatus isolate mTurTru1 chromosome 11, mTurTru1.mat.Y, whole genome shotgun sequence includes these proteins:
- the PLXNB2 gene encoding plexin-B2 isoform X2, with the protein MGGLGSGGSSSGRGSAPARPSAPAGPPPPARSLPGLREHSIHSPLAAAARGWSRSRRQSRAGPESRRGLGVPGAMALQLWTLTLLGLAGTSASLRSRKLDFFRSETELNHLVVDEVSGVVYVGAVNALYQLSADLQLEQRAATGPALDNKKCTPPIEASQCHEAVQTDNVNQLLLLDPSRNRLIECGSLFKGICALRSLSNISSLLFYEDGSGEKSFVASNDESVATVGLVSTTGPSGEHVLFVGKGNGPHDNGIIVSTRLLDRTEGREAFEAYTDHATYKAGYLSTNTQQFVAAFEDGHYVFFVFNQQDKHPARNRTLLARMCKYDPFYYSYLEVDLRCLGPDDTRVPAFGTCLAASVARPGATGVLYTVFSTDGRGGGGPRAGLCLFPLDEVHSKMETSRDACYTGTREAGRDTFYKPFHGEIQCGGHGSGASESFPCGSEHLPYPLGSRDGLSAVAVLHRGGLNLTAVTVTTENGHTIAFLGTSDGRVLKVYLAPDGSSAEYGSVLVEINKRIKKDLVLAADLASLYAMTQDKVFRLPVQECESFSTCAQCRSSQDPYCGWCVVEGRCTRRAECPRAEESGHWLWSRSEACVAVTETQPQNMSRRAQGEVHLTVSPLPALSEEDKLLCLFGESPPHVASMQGGAVVCNSPSSIPSTPPGQDHVAVTIQLLFKRGNVFLTSHLYPFYDCRVAMSLEENLPCISCASNRWTCQWDLRYHECREASPNPEDGIVRAHMEDDCPQFLNPSPLVIPMNHETAVTFQGKNLDTVKSSSLRVGSDLLKFEEPVSTQEQGTFSFRTPKLSHDANETLPLHLYVKSYGKNIDSRLQVTLYNCSFGRSDCSLCLAADPVYRCVWCSGQNRCVYAALCGNATSECPPPVITRIQPETGPLGGGIRVTILGSNLGVRADDVKRVTVAGRNCAFEPERYSVSTRIVCTIEAAEAPFTGGVEVDISGKLGHSPPHVQFTYQQPQPLSVEPKQGPQAGGTMLTINGTHLDTGSEEDMRVTLNDIPCKVTQFGAQLQCVTGPQAAPGELPLKIYYGGSEVPSPGVTFTYRENPVLRAFEPLRSFVSGGRSINVTGQGFSLIQKFAMVVIAEPLQSWRRRREAGALQPVTVVGREYVFCSDSKVVFLSPAVPEEPEAYNLTALIQMDGHQALLRTEAGAFEYVADPTFENFTGGVKKQVNKLIHARGTNLNKAMTIHEAEAFVGAERCVMKTLTETDLYCEPPEVQPPPKRRQKRDTTHNLPEFIVKFGSREWVLGRVEYDTRVSDVPLSLILPLVIVPMVAVIAVSVYCYWRKSQQAEREYEKIKSQLEGLEESVRDRCKKEFTDLMIEMEDQTNDVHEAGIPVLDYKTYTDRVFFLPSKDGDKDVMITGKLDIPESRRPLVEQALYQFSNLLNSKCFLINFIHTLENQREFSARAKVYFASLLTVALHGKLEYYTDIMRTLFLELMEQYVVAKNPKLMLRRSETVVERMLSNWMSICLYQYLKDSAGEPLYKLFKAIKHQVEKGPVDAVQKKAKYTLNDTGLLGDDVEYAPLMVSVIVQDEGVDAIPVKVLNCDTISQVKEKIIDQVYRTQPCSRWPKADSVVLEWRPGSTAQILSDLDLTSQREGRWKRVNTLMHYNVRDGATLILSKVGVSQQPEDSQQDLPGERHALLEEENRVWHLVRPTDEVDEGKSKRGSMKEKERTKAITEIYLTRLLSVKGTLQQFVDNFFQSVLAPGHAVPPAVKYFFDFLDEQAEKHDIKDEDTIHIWKTNSLPLRFWVNILKNPHFIFDVHVHEVVDASLSVIAQTFMDACTRTEHKLSRDSPSNKLLYAKEISTYKKMVEDYYKGIRQMVQVSDQDMNTHLAEISRAHTDSLNTLVALHQLYQYTQKYYDEIINALEEDPAAQKMQLAFRLQQIAAALENKVTDL; encoded by the exons ATGGGTGGCCTGGGCTCGGGCGGCTCCAGCTCCGGCCgcggctccgcccccgcccgtCCGTCCGCACCCGCAGGtccgcccccgcccgcccgctcCCTCCCTGGGCTCCGGGAACATTCCATTCATTCCCCGCTTGCCGCGGCGGCCCGTGGCTGGAGCCGCAGCCGCCGCCAAAGCCGAGCGGGACCAGAGTCGCGGCGGGGACTCGG GGTGCCAGGGGCAATGGCGCTGCAGCTCTGGACCCTGACCCTCCTGGGCCTGGCGGGCACAAGTGCAAGCCTGCGGTCCCGCAAGCTGGACTTCTTCCGCAGCGAAACAGAGCTGAACCACCTGGTGGTGGACGAGGTGTCGGGCGTGGTGTACGTGGGGGCGGTGAACGCGCTCTACCAGCTGAGTGCCGACCTGCAGCTGGAGCAGCGGGCGGCCACGGGCCCGGCCCTGGACAACAAGAAGTGCACGCCGCCCATCGAGGCGAGCCAGTGCCACGAGGCCGTGCAGACTGACAACGTCAACCAGCTCCTGCTGCTCGACCCCTCCCGGAACCGCCTCATCGAGTGCGGCAGCCTCTTCAAGGGCATTTGCGCCCTGCGTTCCCTGAGCAACATCTCCTCGCTCCTCTTCTACGAGGATGGCAGTGGCGAGAAGTCCTTCGTGGCCAGCAACGACGAGAGCGTGGCCACCGTGGGGCTGGTGAGCACAACGGGCCCAAGCGGCGAGCACGTGCTCTTTGTGGGCAAGGGCAACGGGCCCCACGACAACGGCATCATTGTGAGCACGCGCCTGCTGGACCGGACGGAGGGCAGGGAGGCCTTTGAGGCCTACACGGACCACGCCACCTACAAGGCCGGCTACCTGTCCACAAACACACAGCAGTTCGTGGCTGCCTTCGAGGATGGCCACTACGTCTTCTTCGTCTTCAACCAGCAGGACAAGCACCCGGCCCGGAACCGCACGCTGCTGGCGCGTATGTGCAAGTACGACCCGTTCTACTACTCCTACCTGGAGGTGGACCTGCGCTGCCTGGGCCCCGACGACACCCGGGTCCCCGCCTTCGGCACCTGCCTGGCGGCCTCCGTGGCCCGGCCAGGCGCCACTGGGGTGCTCTACACTGTCTTCAGCACAGATGGCCGGGGTGGCGGGGGGCCACGGGCGGGCCTCTGCCTGTTCCCACTGGACGAGGTCCACAGCAAGATGGAGACCAGCCGCGACGCCTGCTACACGGGCACCCGGGAGGCGGGCCGGGACACCTTCTACAAGCCCTTCCACGGCGAGATCCAGTGTGGTGGCCACGGGTCG GGTGCCAGTGAGAGTTTCCCGTGTGGCTCAGAGCACCTGCCCTACCCGCTGGGCAGCCGAGACGGACTCTCAGCCGTAGCCGTGCTGCACCGTGGAGGCCTGAACCTGACAGCTGTGACAGTGACGACCGAGAATGGCCACACCATCGCCTTCCTGGGCACCTCGGACGGCCGGGTCCTCAAG GTGTACCTCGCTCCAGATGGCAGCTCCGCGGAGTATGGCTCTGTCCTTGTGGAGATCAACAAGAGAATCAAGAAGGACCTGGTGCTGGCCGCAGACCTGGCCAGTCTGTACGCCATGACCCAGGACAAG GTGTTCCGGCTCCCCGTGCAGGAGTGTGAGAGCTTTTCCACCTGCGCCCAGTGCCGCAGCTCACAGGACCCCTACTGCGGCTGGTGTGTCGTCGAGGGACG ATGCACCAGGAGGGCTGAGTGCCCGCGGGCCGAAGAGAGTGGCCACTGGCTGTGGAGCCGCAGTGAGGCCTGCGTGGCCGTCACCGAGACCCAGCCGCAGAACATGAGCCGCCGGGCGCAGGGAGAG GTGCACCTGACCGTCAGTCCCCTCCCGGCCCTGAGCGAGGAGGACAAGCTGCTGTGCCTCTTCGGTGAATCACCGCCACACGTGGCGAGCATGCAGGGGGGCGCCGTGGTCTGCAACTCCCCGAGCAGCATCCCCAGCACGCCGCCTGGCCAGG ATCACGTGGCTGTGACCATCCAGCTTCTCTTCAAACGCGGCAACGTCTTCCTGACCTCCCACCTGTACCCCTTCTACGACTGCCGAGTGGCCATGAGCCTGGAGGAGAACCTGCC GTGCATCTCCTGTGCCAGCAACCGCTGGACCTGCCAGTGGGACCTGCGCTACCACGAGTGTCGGGAGGCCTCGCCCAACCCTGAGGACGGCATCGTCCGTGCCCACATG GAGGACGACTGCCCCCAGTTCTTGAACCCCAGCCCGCTGGTCATTCCCATGAACCACGAGACGGCGGTGACCTTCCAGGGCAAGAACCTGGACACGGTGAAG AGCTCCTCCCTGCGCGTGGGCAGTGACCTGCTCAAGTTTGAGGAGCCAGTCAGCACACAGGAGCAAGGAACCTTCTCCTTTCGGACCCCAAAG CTCTCCCACGATGCCAACGAGACGCTGCCCCTGCATCTGTATGTCAAGTCCTACGGCAAGAATATTGACAGCCGGCTCCAag TGACCCTCTACAACTGCTCCTTCGGCCGCAGCGACTGCAGCCTGTGCCTGGCCGCTGACCCTGTCTACAGGTGCGTGTGGTGCAGCGGGCAGAACAGGTGTGTGTACGCGGCCCTGTGTGGTAACGCCACCTCCGAGTGCCCACCGCCCGTCATCACCAGG ATCCAGCCTGAGACCGGTCCGCTCGGCGGAGGCATTCGCGTCACCATCCTTGGGTCAAATCTGGGGGTCAGAGCAGACGACGTGAAGAGGGTCACCGTGGCTGGCCGGAACTGTGCCTTTGAGCCAGAACGCTACTCCGTGTCCACCCG GATCGTGTGCACCATCGAGGCTGCAGAGGCGCCCTTCACGGGGGGCGTCGAGGTGGACATCAGCGGGAAGCTCGGCCATTCGCCTCCCCATGTCCAATTCACCTATCAG CAGCCCCAGCCCCTCAGTGTGGAGCCAAAGCAGGGGCCACAGGCGGGCGGCACCATGTTGACCATCAATGGTACCCACCTGGACACAGGCTCTGAGGAAGACATGCGGGTGACCCTCAATGACATCCCTTGTAAAGT GACGCAGTTTGGGGCACAGCTTCAGTGTGTCACCGGCCCCCAGGCGGCTCCGGGAGAGCTGCCCCTGAAAATTTACTATGGGGGCTCCGAAGTGCCCAGCCCTGGCGTCACCTTCACCTACCGTGAGAACCCAGTCCTGCGGGCCTTCGAGCCGCTGCGAAGCTTTGTCAG tgGTGGCCGGAGCATCAACGTCACAGGACAGGGCTTCAGCCTGATCCAGAAATTCGCCATGGTGGTCATAGCCGAGCCCCTGCAGTCCTGGAGGCGGCGGCGGGAGGCCGGAGCCCTGCAGCCCGTGACG GTCGTGGGCAGGGAGTACGTGTTCTGCAGTGACTCCAAGGTTGTGTTCTTGTCCCCGGCCGTCCCCGAGGAGCCCGAGGCCTACAACCTCACGGCGCTCATTCAGATGGATGGGCACCAAGCCCTGCTCAGGACTGAGGCTGGTGCCTTTGAGTACGTCGCCGACCCCACCTTCGAGAACTTCACAGGGGGCGTCAAGAAGCAGGTCAACAAGCTCATTCACGCGCGG ggcaCCAATCTGAACAAGGCGATGACAATTCACGAGGCCGAGGCCTTCGTGGGTGCCGAGCGGTGCGTCATGAAGACCCTGACGGAGACCGATCTGTACTGTGAGCCCCCAGAGGTGCAGCCCCCTCCCAAGCGGCGGCAGAAGCGGGACACGACCCACAACCTGCCTGAGTTCATT GTGAAGTTTGGCTCCCGGGAGTGGGTGCTGGGCCGCGTGGAGTATGACACGCGTGTGAGTGACGTGCCGCTCAGCCTCATCCTGCCGCTGGTCATCGTGCCCATGGTGGCCGTCATCGCCGTGTCTGTCTACTGCTACTG GAGGAAGAGCCAACAGGCAGAGCGCGAGTACGAGAAGATCAAGTCCCAGCTGGAGGGCTTGGAGGAGAGCGTGCGTGACCGCTGCAAGAAGGAGTTCACAG ACCTGATGATTGAGATGGAGGACCAGACCAACGACGTGCACGAGGCAGGCATCCCCGTGCTGGACTACAAGACCTACACCGACCGCGTCTTCTTCCTGCCCTCCAAGGACGGCGACAAGGACGTGATGATCACGGGCAAGCTGGACATCCCTGAGTCACGGCGGCCCTTGGTGGAGCAGGCGCTCTACCAGTTCTCCAACCTGCTCAACAGCAAGTGCTTCCTCATCAAC TTCATCCACACCTTGGAGAACCAGCGGGAGTTCTCGGCCCGCGCCAAGGTCTACTTTGCGTCGCTGCTGACGGTGGCGCTGCACGGGAAGCTGGAGTACTACACGGACATCATGCGCACGCTCTTCCTGGAGCTCATGGAGCAGTATGTGGTGGCCAAGAACCCCAAGCTGATGCTGCGCAG GTCTGAGACGGTGGTGGAGAGGATGCTGTCTAATTGGATGTCCATCTGCCTGTACCAGTATCTCAAG GACAGCGCAGGGGAGCCGCTGTACAAGCTCTTCAAGGCCATCAAGCATCAGGTGGAGAAGGGGCCGGTGGATGCTGTGCAGAAGAAAGCCAAATACACCCTCAACGACACAGGGCTGCTGGGGGACGACGTGGAGTATGCACCCCTG ATGGTGAGCGTGATCGTCCAGGACGAAGGGGTCGACGCCATCCCTGTCAAGGTCCTCAACTGTGACACCATCTCCCAGGTCAAGGAGAAGATCATTGACCAGGTGTACCGCACGCAGCCTTGCTCCCGATGGCCCAAGGCTGACAGTGTGGTCCTCG AGTGGCGTCCTGGGTCCACAGCCCAGATCCTGTCAGACCTGGACCTGACCTCTCAGCGGGAGGGCCGGTGGAAGCGCGTCAACACGCTGATGCACTACAAT GTCCGGGATGGGGCCACTCTTATCCTGTCGAAGGTGGGggtctcccagcagcctgaggacAGCCAGCAGGACCTGCCTGGGGAGC gCCACGCCCTCCTGGAGGAGGAGAACCGGGTGTGGCACCTGGTGCGGCCAACGGACGAGGTGGACGAAGGCAAGTCCAAGCGTGGCAGCATGAAGGAAAAGGAGCGCACCAAGGCCATCACCGAGATCTACCTGACCCGCCTGCTCTCGGTCAAG GGCACGCTGCAGCAGTTCGTGGACAACTTCTTCCAGAGCGTGCTGGCGCCTGGCCACGCGGTGCCGCCCGCAGTCAAGTACTTCTTCGACTTCCTGGACGAGCAGGCAGAAAAGCACGACATCAAGGACGAGGACACCATCCACATCTGGAAGACCAACAG TTTACCTCTCCGGTTCTGGGTGAACATCCTCAAGAACCCCCATTTCATCTTCGACGTGCACGTCCACGAGGTGGTGGACGCCTCCCTGTCGGTCATCGCACAGACCTTCATGGACGCCTGCACACGCACAGAGCACAAGCTGAGCCGC
- the PLXNB2 gene encoding plexin-B2 isoform X1, whose product MALQLWTLTLLGLAGTSASLRSRKLDFFRSETELNHLVVDEVSGVVYVGAVNALYQLSADLQLEQRAATGPALDNKKCTPPIEASQCHEAVQTDNVNQLLLLDPSRNRLIECGSLFKGICALRSLSNISSLLFYEDGSGEKSFVASNDESVATVGLVSTTGPSGEHVLFVGKGNGPHDNGIIVSTRLLDRTEGREAFEAYTDHATYKAGYLSTNTQQFVAAFEDGHYVFFVFNQQDKHPARNRTLLARMCKYDPFYYSYLEVDLRCLGPDDTRVPAFGTCLAASVARPGATGVLYTVFSTDGRGGGGPRAGLCLFPLDEVHSKMETSRDACYTGTREAGRDTFYKPFHGEIQCGGHGSGASESFPCGSEHLPYPLGSRDGLSAVAVLHRGGLNLTAVTVTTENGHTIAFLGTSDGRVLKVYLAPDGSSAEYGSVLVEINKRIKKDLVLAADLASLYAMTQDKVFRLPVQECESFSTCAQCRSSQDPYCGWCVVEGRCTRRAECPRAEESGHWLWSRSEACVAVTETQPQNMSRRAQGEVHLTVSPLPALSEEDKLLCLFGESPPHVASMQGGAVVCNSPSSIPSTPPGQDHVAVTIQLLFKRGNVFLTSHLYPFYDCRVAMSLEENLPCISCASNRWTCQWDLRYHECREASPNPEDGIVRAHMEDDCPQFLNPSPLVIPMNHETAVTFQGKNLDTVKSSSLRVGSDLLKFEEPVSTQEQGTFSFRTPKLSHDANETLPLHLYVKSYGKNIDSRLQVTLYNCSFGRSDCSLCLAADPVYRCVWCSGQNRCVYAALCGNATSECPPPVITRIQPETGPLGGGIRVTILGSNLGVRADDVKRVTVAGRNCAFEPERYSVSTRIVCTIEAAEAPFTGGVEVDISGKLGHSPPHVQFTYQQPQPLSVEPKQGPQAGGTMLTINGTHLDTGSEEDMRVTLNDIPCKVTQFGAQLQCVTGPQAAPGELPLKIYYGGSEVPSPGVTFTYRENPVLRAFEPLRSFVSGGRSINVTGQGFSLIQKFAMVVIAEPLQSWRRRREAGALQPVTVVGREYVFCSDSKVVFLSPAVPEEPEAYNLTALIQMDGHQALLRTEAGAFEYVADPTFENFTGGVKKQVNKLIHARGTNLNKAMTIHEAEAFVGAERCVMKTLTETDLYCEPPEVQPPPKRRQKRDTTHNLPEFIVKFGSREWVLGRVEYDTRVSDVPLSLILPLVIVPMVAVIAVSVYCYWRKSQQAEREYEKIKSQLEGLEESVRDRCKKEFTDLMIEMEDQTNDVHEAGIPVLDYKTYTDRVFFLPSKDGDKDVMITGKLDIPESRRPLVEQALYQFSNLLNSKCFLINFIHTLENQREFSARAKVYFASLLTVALHGKLEYYTDIMRTLFLELMEQYVVAKNPKLMLRRSETVVERMLSNWMSICLYQYLKDSAGEPLYKLFKAIKHQVEKGPVDAVQKKAKYTLNDTGLLGDDVEYAPLMVSVIVQDEGVDAIPVKVLNCDTISQVKEKIIDQVYRTQPCSRWPKADSVVLEWRPGSTAQILSDLDLTSQREGRWKRVNTLMHYNVRDGATLILSKVGVSQQPEDSQQDLPGERHALLEEENRVWHLVRPTDEVDEGKSKRGSMKEKERTKAITEIYLTRLLSVKGTLQQFVDNFFQSVLAPGHAVPPAVKYFFDFLDEQAEKHDIKDEDTIHIWKTNSLPLRFWVNILKNPHFIFDVHVHEVVDASLSVIAQTFMDACTRTEHKLSRDSPSNKLLYAKEISTYKKMVEDYYKGIRQMVQVSDQDMNTHLAEISRAHTDSLNTLVALHQLYQYTQKYYDEIINALEEDPAAQKMQLAFRLQQIAAALENKVTDL is encoded by the exons ATGGCGCTGCAGCTCTGGACCCTGACCCTCCTGGGCCTGGCGGGCACAAGTGCAAGCCTGCGGTCCCGCAAGCTGGACTTCTTCCGCAGCGAAACAGAGCTGAACCACCTGGTGGTGGACGAGGTGTCGGGCGTGGTGTACGTGGGGGCGGTGAACGCGCTCTACCAGCTGAGTGCCGACCTGCAGCTGGAGCAGCGGGCGGCCACGGGCCCGGCCCTGGACAACAAGAAGTGCACGCCGCCCATCGAGGCGAGCCAGTGCCACGAGGCCGTGCAGACTGACAACGTCAACCAGCTCCTGCTGCTCGACCCCTCCCGGAACCGCCTCATCGAGTGCGGCAGCCTCTTCAAGGGCATTTGCGCCCTGCGTTCCCTGAGCAACATCTCCTCGCTCCTCTTCTACGAGGATGGCAGTGGCGAGAAGTCCTTCGTGGCCAGCAACGACGAGAGCGTGGCCACCGTGGGGCTGGTGAGCACAACGGGCCCAAGCGGCGAGCACGTGCTCTTTGTGGGCAAGGGCAACGGGCCCCACGACAACGGCATCATTGTGAGCACGCGCCTGCTGGACCGGACGGAGGGCAGGGAGGCCTTTGAGGCCTACACGGACCACGCCACCTACAAGGCCGGCTACCTGTCCACAAACACACAGCAGTTCGTGGCTGCCTTCGAGGATGGCCACTACGTCTTCTTCGTCTTCAACCAGCAGGACAAGCACCCGGCCCGGAACCGCACGCTGCTGGCGCGTATGTGCAAGTACGACCCGTTCTACTACTCCTACCTGGAGGTGGACCTGCGCTGCCTGGGCCCCGACGACACCCGGGTCCCCGCCTTCGGCACCTGCCTGGCGGCCTCCGTGGCCCGGCCAGGCGCCACTGGGGTGCTCTACACTGTCTTCAGCACAGATGGCCGGGGTGGCGGGGGGCCACGGGCGGGCCTCTGCCTGTTCCCACTGGACGAGGTCCACAGCAAGATGGAGACCAGCCGCGACGCCTGCTACACGGGCACCCGGGAGGCGGGCCGGGACACCTTCTACAAGCCCTTCCACGGCGAGATCCAGTGTGGTGGCCACGGGTCG GGTGCCAGTGAGAGTTTCCCGTGTGGCTCAGAGCACCTGCCCTACCCGCTGGGCAGCCGAGACGGACTCTCAGCCGTAGCCGTGCTGCACCGTGGAGGCCTGAACCTGACAGCTGTGACAGTGACGACCGAGAATGGCCACACCATCGCCTTCCTGGGCACCTCGGACGGCCGGGTCCTCAAG GTGTACCTCGCTCCAGATGGCAGCTCCGCGGAGTATGGCTCTGTCCTTGTGGAGATCAACAAGAGAATCAAGAAGGACCTGGTGCTGGCCGCAGACCTGGCCAGTCTGTACGCCATGACCCAGGACAAG GTGTTCCGGCTCCCCGTGCAGGAGTGTGAGAGCTTTTCCACCTGCGCCCAGTGCCGCAGCTCACAGGACCCCTACTGCGGCTGGTGTGTCGTCGAGGGACG ATGCACCAGGAGGGCTGAGTGCCCGCGGGCCGAAGAGAGTGGCCACTGGCTGTGGAGCCGCAGTGAGGCCTGCGTGGCCGTCACCGAGACCCAGCCGCAGAACATGAGCCGCCGGGCGCAGGGAGAG GTGCACCTGACCGTCAGTCCCCTCCCGGCCCTGAGCGAGGAGGACAAGCTGCTGTGCCTCTTCGGTGAATCACCGCCACACGTGGCGAGCATGCAGGGGGGCGCCGTGGTCTGCAACTCCCCGAGCAGCATCCCCAGCACGCCGCCTGGCCAGG ATCACGTGGCTGTGACCATCCAGCTTCTCTTCAAACGCGGCAACGTCTTCCTGACCTCCCACCTGTACCCCTTCTACGACTGCCGAGTGGCCATGAGCCTGGAGGAGAACCTGCC GTGCATCTCCTGTGCCAGCAACCGCTGGACCTGCCAGTGGGACCTGCGCTACCACGAGTGTCGGGAGGCCTCGCCCAACCCTGAGGACGGCATCGTCCGTGCCCACATG GAGGACGACTGCCCCCAGTTCTTGAACCCCAGCCCGCTGGTCATTCCCATGAACCACGAGACGGCGGTGACCTTCCAGGGCAAGAACCTGGACACGGTGAAG AGCTCCTCCCTGCGCGTGGGCAGTGACCTGCTCAAGTTTGAGGAGCCAGTCAGCACACAGGAGCAAGGAACCTTCTCCTTTCGGACCCCAAAG CTCTCCCACGATGCCAACGAGACGCTGCCCCTGCATCTGTATGTCAAGTCCTACGGCAAGAATATTGACAGCCGGCTCCAag TGACCCTCTACAACTGCTCCTTCGGCCGCAGCGACTGCAGCCTGTGCCTGGCCGCTGACCCTGTCTACAGGTGCGTGTGGTGCAGCGGGCAGAACAGGTGTGTGTACGCGGCCCTGTGTGGTAACGCCACCTCCGAGTGCCCACCGCCCGTCATCACCAGG ATCCAGCCTGAGACCGGTCCGCTCGGCGGAGGCATTCGCGTCACCATCCTTGGGTCAAATCTGGGGGTCAGAGCAGACGACGTGAAGAGGGTCACCGTGGCTGGCCGGAACTGTGCCTTTGAGCCAGAACGCTACTCCGTGTCCACCCG GATCGTGTGCACCATCGAGGCTGCAGAGGCGCCCTTCACGGGGGGCGTCGAGGTGGACATCAGCGGGAAGCTCGGCCATTCGCCTCCCCATGTCCAATTCACCTATCAG CAGCCCCAGCCCCTCAGTGTGGAGCCAAAGCAGGGGCCACAGGCGGGCGGCACCATGTTGACCATCAATGGTACCCACCTGGACACAGGCTCTGAGGAAGACATGCGGGTGACCCTCAATGACATCCCTTGTAAAGT GACGCAGTTTGGGGCACAGCTTCAGTGTGTCACCGGCCCCCAGGCGGCTCCGGGAGAGCTGCCCCTGAAAATTTACTATGGGGGCTCCGAAGTGCCCAGCCCTGGCGTCACCTTCACCTACCGTGAGAACCCAGTCCTGCGGGCCTTCGAGCCGCTGCGAAGCTTTGTCAG tgGTGGCCGGAGCATCAACGTCACAGGACAGGGCTTCAGCCTGATCCAGAAATTCGCCATGGTGGTCATAGCCGAGCCCCTGCAGTCCTGGAGGCGGCGGCGGGAGGCCGGAGCCCTGCAGCCCGTGACG GTCGTGGGCAGGGAGTACGTGTTCTGCAGTGACTCCAAGGTTGTGTTCTTGTCCCCGGCCGTCCCCGAGGAGCCCGAGGCCTACAACCTCACGGCGCTCATTCAGATGGATGGGCACCAAGCCCTGCTCAGGACTGAGGCTGGTGCCTTTGAGTACGTCGCCGACCCCACCTTCGAGAACTTCACAGGGGGCGTCAAGAAGCAGGTCAACAAGCTCATTCACGCGCGG ggcaCCAATCTGAACAAGGCGATGACAATTCACGAGGCCGAGGCCTTCGTGGGTGCCGAGCGGTGCGTCATGAAGACCCTGACGGAGACCGATCTGTACTGTGAGCCCCCAGAGGTGCAGCCCCCTCCCAAGCGGCGGCAGAAGCGGGACACGACCCACAACCTGCCTGAGTTCATT GTGAAGTTTGGCTCCCGGGAGTGGGTGCTGGGCCGCGTGGAGTATGACACGCGTGTGAGTGACGTGCCGCTCAGCCTCATCCTGCCGCTGGTCATCGTGCCCATGGTGGCCGTCATCGCCGTGTCTGTCTACTGCTACTG GAGGAAGAGCCAACAGGCAGAGCGCGAGTACGAGAAGATCAAGTCCCAGCTGGAGGGCTTGGAGGAGAGCGTGCGTGACCGCTGCAAGAAGGAGTTCACAG ACCTGATGATTGAGATGGAGGACCAGACCAACGACGTGCACGAGGCAGGCATCCCCGTGCTGGACTACAAGACCTACACCGACCGCGTCTTCTTCCTGCCCTCCAAGGACGGCGACAAGGACGTGATGATCACGGGCAAGCTGGACATCCCTGAGTCACGGCGGCCCTTGGTGGAGCAGGCGCTCTACCAGTTCTCCAACCTGCTCAACAGCAAGTGCTTCCTCATCAAC TTCATCCACACCTTGGAGAACCAGCGGGAGTTCTCGGCCCGCGCCAAGGTCTACTTTGCGTCGCTGCTGACGGTGGCGCTGCACGGGAAGCTGGAGTACTACACGGACATCATGCGCACGCTCTTCCTGGAGCTCATGGAGCAGTATGTGGTGGCCAAGAACCCCAAGCTGATGCTGCGCAG GTCTGAGACGGTGGTGGAGAGGATGCTGTCTAATTGGATGTCCATCTGCCTGTACCAGTATCTCAAG GACAGCGCAGGGGAGCCGCTGTACAAGCTCTTCAAGGCCATCAAGCATCAGGTGGAGAAGGGGCCGGTGGATGCTGTGCAGAAGAAAGCCAAATACACCCTCAACGACACAGGGCTGCTGGGGGACGACGTGGAGTATGCACCCCTG ATGGTGAGCGTGATCGTCCAGGACGAAGGGGTCGACGCCATCCCTGTCAAGGTCCTCAACTGTGACACCATCTCCCAGGTCAAGGAGAAGATCATTGACCAGGTGTACCGCACGCAGCCTTGCTCCCGATGGCCCAAGGCTGACAGTGTGGTCCTCG AGTGGCGTCCTGGGTCCACAGCCCAGATCCTGTCAGACCTGGACCTGACCTCTCAGCGGGAGGGCCGGTGGAAGCGCGTCAACACGCTGATGCACTACAAT GTCCGGGATGGGGCCACTCTTATCCTGTCGAAGGTGGGggtctcccagcagcctgaggacAGCCAGCAGGACCTGCCTGGGGAGC gCCACGCCCTCCTGGAGGAGGAGAACCGGGTGTGGCACCTGGTGCGGCCAACGGACGAGGTGGACGAAGGCAAGTCCAAGCGTGGCAGCATGAAGGAAAAGGAGCGCACCAAGGCCATCACCGAGATCTACCTGACCCGCCTGCTCTCGGTCAAG GGCACGCTGCAGCAGTTCGTGGACAACTTCTTCCAGAGCGTGCTGGCGCCTGGCCACGCGGTGCCGCCCGCAGTCAAGTACTTCTTCGACTTCCTGGACGAGCAGGCAGAAAAGCACGACATCAAGGACGAGGACACCATCCACATCTGGAAGACCAACAG TTTACCTCTCCGGTTCTGGGTGAACATCCTCAAGAACCCCCATTTCATCTTCGACGTGCACGTCCACGAGGTGGTGGACGCCTCCCTGTCGGTCATCGCACAGACCTTCATGGACGCCTGCACACGCACAGAGCACAAGCTGAGCCGC